ATCGAGATCGTCGGTAAGACCGGCATGCACGGCGAAGCCATGCAGGTCAAGTGCCGCATCCGCGAGGGGGAAAACCAGGGTCGCATCATCACGCGAAACTGCCTCGGCCCCGTTCGCGAGGGTGACGTCTTGCAGCTGCGCGAGACTGCCCGCGAGGCCGACTCCATCGGAGGACAATAATGGTTCGAACCCGCGACTGTGAGTACTGCGGTGACGAGATCGTTCCCGGGACGGGCACGATGTTCGTCCACGTGGACGGCACGACCGTCCACTACTGCTCCGCGAAGTGCGAGAAGAACGCGGACCTGGGTCGCGAGCCCCGTGACCTGGAGTGGACGAAAGAAGGCGGTGCCCCCCAGGCAGCAACCGAGGAGGACACTGAAGAATGAGCGACGACCACGAGCGCACGTTCGTCATGGTCAAGCCCGACGGCGTCCAGCGCGGCCTCATCGGCGAAATCATCGCCCGCTTCGAGGACCGCGGCCTGAAACTGGTCGGCGCGAAGTTCATGCAGATCGACCAGGACCTCGCCGAGGAGCACTACGGCGAGCACGAGGGCAAGCCGTTCTTCGACGGCCTCGTCGACTTCATCACCTCGGGTCCCGTGATGGCGATGGTCTGGGAGGGCCAGGACGCCATCCGGCAGGTCCGCAACATGATGGGCGAGACCGACCCGGCCGAGTCCGCGCCGGGCACCATCCGCGGTGACTTCGGTCTCGACCTCGGTCGGAACGTCATCCACGGCTCCGACCACGAGGACCCCGGCTCGAACGAGCGCGAGATCGACCTCTTCTTCGACGAAGAGGAGCTCGTCGACTACGAGCAGGTCGACGCGACCTGGCTCTACGAATAACCGCGCCGTTTCTCCCGTTTTATCCACATCCCGTAGCGGCGCGACTGTCGGCAGCGAAACAAATTATAAATACTGCCCTCGTTTGTGTGTGGGTGATGAACACAGAGACCACCCGCCGGGCCCTCCTTACCGCGGTCCTCGGGGCGGGTATCGGGGGGATGACACTCACGGAGGCGCGGAGCTACCTCGACCGGTTCGCGCCGGGGTCGGGGTCGGTGTGGGGCGCCGCGGAGTCGGGAGCCGACGGGACCGTCGAGAGCCCCTACGGACCGGCGACGGTCCGGTACGACGACGACCACGTCCCGCACATCGAGGCGGATTCGGAGGCGGCGGCGTACTTCGCGGTCGGCTACTGCCACGGGGCGGACCGGCTGTTCCAGATGGACCTCTACCGGCGCCTGATGGAGGGGCGGCTCGCGGCGGTGTTCGGCGACCGGGCGGTCGATTCGGACGTGTTCCACCGCCAGCTGGACTTCGCCGCGGCCGCCGAGGCGACGTGGGAGCGCACGAAGGGCTCGGAGACGGGCGACATGGTCGAGGCGTACGTCGAGGGGGTGAACGCCGCCCGCGAGCAGGAGACGAAACCGCTCGAATACCGGCTGCTCTCCTACGAGCAGGAGGCGTGGACGCCGGCCGCCTCGCTCGTCATCTCGAAGCAGATATCGTGGGGGCTGACGGGGTCGTTCCGGACACTCCGGAAGGCGCTGGCCCGGGAGCGACTGGGTCAGGAGACGACCGAGACGCTGTACCCGCGGCTCATGGGCCACGACACGCCCATCATCCGGGGTGGAGAGCCGCCGGAATCGACTCGCCACGAGGACGCGGCGGTCCCGGACCCCGGCATGCTCTCCTGGCTGGCCGAGTTCGAGACCGAGCCGGGCATCGGGTCGAACTCGTGGGTCGTCTCCGGCGAGCACACCGACTCGGGCGACCCGATCGTCGCCAACGACCCGCACCTGAACCTGACCGTCCCGCCGGTGTGGTACGAACAGCACGTCGTCGGCCCGGACCCGCTGGACGTCCGCGGCGTCTGCTTCCCGGGCGTGCCCTTCGTCATCATCGGCCAGAACCACGCCGGGGCGTGGGGCTTCACGAACACCGGCGCGGACGTCGTCGACTTCTACACGTACGACTCCCCGACCGGGGACGCCTACGACTACGGCGACGAGAAACGACAGTTCCAGAGCCGGACGGAGACGGTCGCGGTCGCCGACGGCGAGGACCGCGAGGTGACGGTCAAGCGGTCGGTCCACGGCGCGGTCCTCTCGCAGTTCCCCGACGGGGACGACCTGCGCGTCGCCGACGAACTCGGGGTCGCCTGGACCGGGCTCTCGGCGACCCGGACCGTCGACGCGGTCCGGCAGTTGAACCTCGCCGACGGCCTGGAGGAGGCGAAGGCGGCCATCCGACTGTTCGACGAACCGACGCAGAACTTCGTCTACGCCGACCGCGACGGTAACACCTACTACTGGGTCACGGGCCAGATTCCCATCCGGACGACCGACGGCGAGGTCGTCCAGGGCACGCGGGTCTTCGACGGCTCGGCGAAGGAGGGCGAGTGGGGCGATGGCTACACGCCCTACGGCGAGTCCTCGTGGGACGGGTTCGTCCCCTTCGACGAGAAGCCGGGCGTCGAGAACCCCGACTACCTCGCCACCGCGAACCAGCGCCTCACGAACGACCCCGAACACTACATCTCGGCGGGGTACGCGCCGCCATTCCGCGGAGCACGTATCTACGACCTGCTTGACGAGCGCGCCGCGAGCGACCAGCCGATGGACGCCGAGTTCCTGCGTGAGGTCCAGCTCGACACCCAGGACCCGCGGTTCACCCTGTTCCGGCCGGTTCTGGAGGCGGCGGCAGAGACGGACGACTCGCCGACGACCGACCTCCCGTACGACCCCTTCGAGACCGTGCTCGACTGGGACGGCGAGATGCGCCCGGACTCCGTCGGGGCGCTGGTGTTCGAACGCTGGCTCCGGGCCTACCGCGAGCAGGTGTTCGAGGGGCGATTCGCCGACGCCGGGCTGCCGGAGGACTTCGGGAAGCCGAACGACTGGGTGCTCGGGACGCTGGCCACCGGGGGCGACTGGTTCGAGGAGGGCCCCGACCCGGTGACACACGCCATCGACGCGATGGACGAGGCCACGGCCGAGATCGCCGACGAGGGCTGGGAAGACTACGGGGACTGGAATCGCGTCCGGTTCACCCACCCCTTCGACCAGGACTTCCTCAACTACGACGAACTGCGGACCGCCGGCTCGCCCGGTACCGTCCGCAACTTCCACAGCGAGGGCTCCACGGGCGCGAGCTGGCGGATGGTCGCGACCTTCGACGGGGGCTCGCAGGCGGTCCTCCCGGGTGGCAACTCGGGGGACTACTTCTCCGACAGCTACGCCGACCAGCTCGCGGACTGGGCGAACGGTCGGTACAAGCCGATGGACCGGTCGCTCCCCGACGGCACCGACCTGCGGTTCGAGGAGGTGTCGCGATGAGCGGTAGCGACGCGCTCGCGCCCCTCCGTGAGGACGACCGGCGCCGCCGACTCGCCACGGTGTCGGCCGTTGTGCTCGGCCTCGCGCTCGCCTGGGTCCACTGGCTCGGACTGGTCGTCGCCGGGGCGCTGGTGGCGCTCCCCCAGTCCTCGCTCCGACGCGGCCTCGGGGCGAGTCTGGCGTTCGCCGGGCTGGTGCTGCTCGGGTTCCTCGCCGACCTGGCCCTCGCCGGGGCCCTCGACGGGTTCGCGGGGCTGGGCACGCTCGCCCTCCTACCGGTCGCCATCGGCATCGTCCTCCCCCTGTTCGGGGCGCTGTCCCGAGCTATCATCTGAACGGCAAATAGAGCCAAGTGGGCGTGCCGATACTTCCACACAACGACAGCGTTCGGGTCTGTCCGCCCAGTTTCGATGTTCCTCGCAAACCCATTCACTGCGGCACTGTTCGTCGTCGCTGGTGCGATGCTCGCGCTCGCGGCCTACGCGCTCCGCGAGCGTGCGGTCCCGGGCGCGACGCCCTTCGCAGGGGTGACCGTCGGCATCGTCGTCTGGACTGCGGCACACGGCCTGCGTGTCGGGACCACCGACCGCGAGATCGCCGTCCTCCTGGCGAACGTGGAGTGGGTCGGTATCCTGCTCGTCGCGCCCGCCTTCCTGCTGTTCACCCTCGCGTACACCGGCCGCAAGGACCGCATCTCGTCGCGGGCACTCACCGTGCTCGCGGTCCAGCCCGTCCTCACCCTCACCGTGCTATTCACGAACGCGAGCCACGGCTGGTTCCGGACGGTCGAGGGGTTCCGGCCGGCGGGGCCCGGGCTCTCCGACCTGGTGGTCGCACACGGCCCGGCCTACTGGGCGTCCATCGGGTACGTCTACCTGCTGGTCTTCCTGGGCTCGGCCATCCTCGTCAAACTGGCCGTTGCGGTGCCACAGCTGTACCGCGGCCGGAGTAGCGCGGTGCTCCTCGGCGTCGCCGTGCCGTGGGTCGGGAGCGTCATGACCGTCCTCGACGTGCATCCCGTCCCGGGCCTGAACGCCGGCCCGCTCGCGTTCGCCGTGTCGATGGTCGCGTTCGGGGTGGCGCTGTTCGGCCAGCGGCTGTTCTCGGTGCTCCCCGTCTCGCGGACCGTCGCGGCGGACGCGGTCGTCGAACGCATGGCCGCGGGCGTCATCGTGCTGGACGCCGAGGGCCGCATCACCGAGACCAACAGGGCCGCAGAGGAGGTGCTCCGGGTGGCGGACCCGGTCGGCCAGCATATCGCCGACGTCGACGCCGACCTCGCGGCGGTCGCGGAGGCCGAGGAGATGCGCAAGCTCCTGCTGGAGGACGACGGCGGCCGCGAGCGCTACTTCACCGTCGAGTCGGAACCGATGCACCGCGGCGACGACCTGCTCGTCGGCCGGTTGCTCACGCTGCAGGACGTGACCGACCGGGTGCTGCGCGAGCAGCGCCTGAACGTCCTCAACCGGGTCCTGCGCCACAACGTCCGCCACGAGACGAACATCATCCTCGGCCACGGCGACCTCATCGAACCGACGGTCGACGACGCCGGCGTGCCCCATCTGGACGCGATGCTCGACGCCGCCGACCAGCTCGTCGACTGGTCGGACCGGGCCCGCTACGTCGAACGGGCACTCGACGACACCGAGGTGGAACGGCGCGACATCGCGGTCGGTCCCACCGTCGACAGCGCCGCAGAACGCGTCCAGGAGCGCTATCCGGACGCGTCGGTGTTCACGCCCGCGAGCGCCAACGAGCGCGTCCTCGGCCACTCCACCCTGGAGTGGGCGCTGTTCGAACTCATCGAGAACGGCGTCGAACACACCGACGACCCCTACCCCTCGGTCGCCGTGGACGTCGAGTCGACGCCGCGATCGGTCACCATCACCGTCTCCGACAGGGGACCCGGTATCCCGCCGGCCGAGCGACAGGTGCTCGAGAACGGCGAGGAGACGCCGCTGGAACACGGCTCCGGGCTGGGCCTCTGGCTGGTCAACTGGACCGTCCGGTCGGCCGGCGGCGACATCTCCTTCGCGGTGAACGACCCGGAGGGGACGAAGGTCCACATCACCCTCCCGCGGGCGAACTGAGCGCGTGACCCCGACCCACCGGACCTGAAGACATTTGTCCTGCCGTGCCCCCGGGCCGGTATGGACGACTACTACGAGTCGAACCGGCGCAACTGGGACGAACGCGCCCGCGTCCACCCCGAGACGGACTACTACGACGTGGCCGGCTTCCTCGACGGCGAGTCGTCGCTCTGGCCGCTCGAACGCGAGGAACTCGGCCCCCACGTCGACGAGGGGACCAGCCTGCTCCACCTCCAGTGCCACTTCGGCATGGACACGCTCTCGTGGGCCCGCGAGGGTGCCGAGGTCGTCGGCGTGGACTTCTCGGGTGAGGCGGTCCGGGAGGCACGCATCCTGGCGGACGAGGCCGGCCTCGCCGACCGCGCCGAGTTCGTCGAGAGTGACGTGCTGGGCCTCGACCTCGACCGCGAGTTCGACGTGGTGTTCACCTCCTACGGGGTGCTCGCGTGGCTGGACGACCTCGCGGCGTGGGCCGACACGGTCGACCGACACCTCGCGCCCGGCGGTGTCTTCTACATCGCGGAGAACCACCCCGTCGCGGGGACGTTCGCGTCGGTCGAGGGCGACAGTGCCGAACTCGCGTACCCGTACTTCTCGGACGAACCCCTGCACTTCGACGTCCAGGGGAGCTACGCCGCCGACGCCGAATTCGAACACAGCGAACACTACGAGTGGGCACACACGCTCGGCGACATCGTCACCGAACTGGCGACCCGCGGCCTGCGGATCGAGTTCCTCCACGAGCACCCGTTCTGTACGTGGCGATGCTACGAGGGCATGACCGAGGACGAGCAGGGCTACTGGTGGCTGCCCGAGGATGTGGCGGTGGAACTCCCGCTGACGTTCTCGCTGAAAGCACGAAAGGAGTAGGAACGGCGACGACGGGGATTCAGTCGTCGGCGCTGGCGGTCGGCTCGGCGGCGGGCACGTCTATCTCGCCGGCGTCGAGTTCGGCCTCGATCTCGCGGGTCGCCTGCACGAGGTTGGCCATCTTCTCGTAGGCGACCTCGCGGGGCAGGAGCTTCAGACCGCAGTCCGGCGAGACGATGAGGCGCTCCGGGGGCACGACCTCGAGGCCCTTGCGGATGTTGCGCTTGATCTCCTCGACGGACTCGACCTCGGCGACGTGGGCGTCGACCACGCCGAGTGCGAGGTCCTTCGTGAACTCGTCGTCCGTGAACACGTCGAGCTGGTCGTAGTCACCGTTGCAGAGTTCGAGGTCGAACTCCTCGACGGGGTAGTCGAGAATCTCGGGGTAGATGCGGGAGTAGTCGCCGTAGCAGACGTGCAGGCCGATGCGCACGTCGTCCGGGATGTCGTCCGCGATACGCTCCAGACACTCGCCGACGATGGCGTGGTCGTCCGGCGTCGTCGCGAGCGCGGGCTCGTCGATCTGGATGTAGCGCGCGCCGGCGTCGACGAGCTTCTCGATCTCCTCGTTCACGAGGTCGGCGAGGTCGTAGGCGAGTTCCTCGTCGTCGTCGTAGGCCTCGTTGAACGACCAGTTCGCGAGGGTGTACGGGCCGGTGATGGGCACCTTGACCGGCGCGTCCGAGACCGCGGCGGTGAACTCGTACTCGTCGACCAGCCAGGACTCGTCGTACTCGACCTCGGAGACGACCGACGGCTTGTCGAAGTAGTTGTGGCCCCACACCTTGACGGGCCCGTTGAACTCGTAGCCGTCGATGCGGTGGGCGAAGAACTCGACCATCTCGTTGCGGCGCATCTCGCCGTCGACGACGACGTCGAGGCCGGCGCGTTCGTGTTCGTCGGTGATGAGGCGGGAGGCGTCGTCCTTGGCCTCCTGCCAGTCGTCCTCGTCGAACTTCGAGTCGGGGTCCTCGTACTGCTCTTTCGCGCGGTTGAGCCACTTGGGCTTGGCGTAGGAGCCGACGACGGTCGTCAGGATGAAGTGCTCGTTCGGGTGGTCCTCCGGCTTGAACTGGTCGCGGTTGGGGTTCTGGCTCATGCTGTCACCTCCGCGTCGGCGAGGGCAACGGCCTCGGCGACGGCGTCGAGTTTGTCTTCGTACTTCGCGTAGGGCAGGTAGAACAGTTCGGTGTTCGGCGTCACGTAGGCGGTGTCGAACTCGGCGACGGGCAGGTTCTCGTGGACCCAGTCGACGCGCTCTACGACGGCCTCGGGCTCCTCGACCAGGGTGTTCTGGCCGTCGAGCAGGCCGAGCGAGATGTCGTCTTTGGTGCCGTACTCCTGCAGGTTGTAGAGGTTCTGCTCGTGGTCGCTGACGAAGTCGTAGCCGACGGCGTCGACCTCGGCGTCCAGCAGGTGCGCGTGGACCTTCTCCTCCAGCGCGCCCCAGTAGGGCTGGACGACGACCTCGGCGTCCACAGCGTTCGCGACGGTCGTGACGGCCTCGGGGACCTCCGCGTCGAGGCCCTCGGCGGGTGCGTTCTCGACGAGCGAGGGTTCGAGCAGGAACAGGGTCTCGACC
This window of the Haloarchaeobius amylolyticus genome carries:
- a CDS encoding 30S ribosomal protein S28e, which gives rise to MSAEESTDGSTSAEVIEIVGKTGMHGEAMQVKCRIREGENQGRIITRNCLGPVREGDVLQLRETAREADSIGGQ
- a CDS encoding 50S ribosomal protein L24e, translating into MVRTRDCEYCGDEIVPGTGTMFVHVDGTTVHYCSAKCEKNADLGREPRDLEWTKEGGAPQAATEEDTEE
- the ndk gene encoding nucleoside-diphosphate kinase, whose product is MSDDHERTFVMVKPDGVQRGLIGEIIARFEDRGLKLVGAKFMQIDQDLAEEHYGEHEGKPFFDGLVDFITSGPVMAMVWEGQDAIRQVRNMMGETDPAESAPGTIRGDFGLDLGRNVIHGSDHEDPGSNEREIDLFFDEEELVDYEQVDATWLYE
- a CDS encoding penicillin acylase family protein; translation: MNTETTRRALLTAVLGAGIGGMTLTEARSYLDRFAPGSGSVWGAAESGADGTVESPYGPATVRYDDDHVPHIEADSEAAAYFAVGYCHGADRLFQMDLYRRLMEGRLAAVFGDRAVDSDVFHRQLDFAAAAEATWERTKGSETGDMVEAYVEGVNAAREQETKPLEYRLLSYEQEAWTPAASLVISKQISWGLTGSFRTLRKALARERLGQETTETLYPRLMGHDTPIIRGGEPPESTRHEDAAVPDPGMLSWLAEFETEPGIGSNSWVVSGEHTDSGDPIVANDPHLNLTVPPVWYEQHVVGPDPLDVRGVCFPGVPFVIIGQNHAGAWGFTNTGADVVDFYTYDSPTGDAYDYGDEKRQFQSRTETVAVADGEDREVTVKRSVHGAVLSQFPDGDDLRVADELGVAWTGLSATRTVDAVRQLNLADGLEEAKAAIRLFDEPTQNFVYADRDGNTYYWVTGQIPIRTTDGEVVQGTRVFDGSAKEGEWGDGYTPYGESSWDGFVPFDEKPGVENPDYLATANQRLTNDPEHYISAGYAPPFRGARIYDLLDERAASDQPMDAEFLREVQLDTQDPRFTLFRPVLEAAAETDDSPTTDLPYDPFETVLDWDGEMRPDSVGALVFERWLRAYREQVFEGRFADAGLPEDFGKPNDWVLGTLATGGDWFEEGPDPVTHAIDAMDEATAEIADEGWEDYGDWNRVRFTHPFDQDFLNYDELRTAGSPGTVRNFHSEGSTGASWRMVATFDGGSQAVLPGGNSGDYFSDSYADQLADWANGRYKPMDRSLPDGTDLRFEEVSR
- a CDS encoding sensor histidine kinase gives rise to the protein MFLANPFTAALFVVAGAMLALAAYALRERAVPGATPFAGVTVGIVVWTAAHGLRVGTTDREIAVLLANVEWVGILLVAPAFLLFTLAYTGRKDRISSRALTVLAVQPVLTLTVLFTNASHGWFRTVEGFRPAGPGLSDLVVAHGPAYWASIGYVYLLVFLGSAILVKLAVAVPQLYRGRSSAVLLGVAVPWVGSVMTVLDVHPVPGLNAGPLAFAVSMVAFGVALFGQRLFSVLPVSRTVAADAVVERMAAGVIVLDAEGRITETNRAAEEVLRVADPVGQHIADVDADLAAVAEAEEMRKLLLEDDGGRERYFTVESEPMHRGDDLLVGRLLTLQDVTDRVLREQRLNVLNRVLRHNVRHETNIILGHGDLIEPTVDDAGVPHLDAMLDAADQLVDWSDRARYVERALDDTEVERRDIAVGPTVDSAAERVQERYPDASVFTPASANERVLGHSTLEWALFELIENGVEHTDDPYPSVAVDVESTPRSVTITVSDRGPGIPPAERQVLENGEETPLEHGSGLGLWLVNWTVRSAGGDISFAVNDPEGTKVHITLPRAN
- a CDS encoding class I SAM-dependent methyltransferase codes for the protein MDDYYESNRRNWDERARVHPETDYYDVAGFLDGESSLWPLEREELGPHVDEGTSLLHLQCHFGMDTLSWAREGAEVVGVDFSGEAVREARILADEAGLADRAEFVESDVLGLDLDREFDVVFTSYGVLAWLDDLAAWADTVDRHLAPGGVFYIAENHPVAGTFASVEGDSAELAYPYFSDEPLHFDVQGSYAADAEFEHSEHYEWAHTLGDIVTELATRGLRIEFLHEHPFCTWRCYEGMTEDEQGYWWLPEDVAVELPLTFSLKARKE
- a CDS encoding methionine synthase, with the protein product MSQNPNRDQFKPEDHPNEHFILTTVVGSYAKPKWLNRAKEQYEDPDSKFDEDDWQEAKDDASRLITDEHERAGLDVVVDGEMRRNEMVEFFAHRIDGYEFNGPVKVWGHNYFDKPSVVSEVEYDESWLVDEYEFTAAVSDAPVKVPITGPYTLANWSFNEAYDDDEELAYDLADLVNEEIEKLVDAGARYIQIDEPALATTPDDHAIVGECLERIADDIPDDVRIGLHVCYGDYSRIYPEILDYPVEEFDLELCNGDYDQLDVFTDDEFTKDLALGVVDAHVAEVESVEEIKRNIRKGLEVVPPERLIVSPDCGLKLLPREVAYEKMANLVQATREIEAELDAGEIDVPAAEPTASADD